Below is a window of Candidatus Poribacteria bacterium DNA.
TCCCACGGACGTGCTCCCACGGGCGATATCACCGTCGAGCTCCTCCCGCAGTTGAGTCTTGAAGCGGCTCTGCGTTTCGTCTTCCGCCTCGGAAATGGGTACGTTCGGCGCGTAGTGCAAGTCGCCGTGTTCCGACCCGCTCGTGAGATACGCCTGCTGGCGCTGGAAGACCGGTCGGAGCTCCTCGCACACTCGCGCGCGCATCGACCCCAGCGCCGACCCCGACGCCGCGAGCGGCTCGTCCCATATCTCGATGAGCGCCGACGACGACCGCCCCTCGCGGATCTGCTTGAGCGTTTCGTTCCGCTGGCGCAGCGCCGTCTGGTAGTCCTGGAGCGTCTTGAGGTACTCCGGGCGCACCTGGGACACCAGCACGTCGAGGAACCGCCGGCGGTCTCCCGGACTCCCTTTGACGAACGAGAGCGATTCCGGCGAGAAGAAGACGACCTTCACCTGACCGATGAGCGCCGAGTACTTCGCCTGCACCTTCCCGTCGAGCTTCACCTGCTTCCGGCCGCCCAGGACGTAGCCGATCTCGACGCGCCGCTGCACGACGTCGTCCTCGACGGTTCCGCCGACATAGAACGACTCGCCGCCCTCGCGCACGAGCTCCTCATCCGCCGAAGCGCGGTGCGACTTGGTCGTCGCCAGGAAGAGGATCGCTTCGAGGAGGTTGGTCTTGCCCTGGGCGTTCTGCCCGACGATGACGTTGAAGTCGGCGAAGGCGAGGCTCGCCTCGGCGTAGTTGCGGAAGGAGTCGAGAGTCAGCTCGATGAGACGCACGCGATGTTCCTGTTTGGTCTTGCGTCCGCGAACCTTCTCGTTCCCTCCGCCCGCAAGGCGCGGTGAGGGCCCGAGTCAGAATCGCTCTGCCTTCCCCCGCGAAGTGCGGACGAGATACCGTCCCCTCCCTCCGCGAAGTGCGGAGGAGGCTCCTGTCCCTCCCCCCGCGAAGCGTGGGGGAGGGGTCTAGTCGGCTCACCACTCCCGGTTGTAGCCGCACGTCCAGCCGCCGTCCACGACCAGGACGTGACCCGTCACGTAGTCCGACGCGGCGCTCGCCAGAAACAACGCCGCCTGGGCGATGTCCTCCGGCGTTCCGGGAGCGCCCAGCGGGATGTGCGCGATGAGGCTCTCCGCCCGCCGGCGCTTCTCGGCGTCGCCCTCGCCGTAGAAGAGCGAGCGCGTTCCCTCGGTCATGATGGAGCCCGGCGCGATGGCGTTGACCCGGATCCCGTAGGGCGCGAGCTCCAGCGCCATGCCCTTCGTCAGGTTGGCGACGCCCGCCTTCGCCGCGACGAACGCGATCTGCTGTCGCAGCGGAACCAAGCCCGCCACCGACCCGATGTTGATGATCTTGCCCGACCGGCGCTCGACCATGTGCGCCGCTGCGGCCTTGGAGCAGTAGAACATCCCGTCGAGGTCCGTCGCGATGATCCGCCGCCAGTCCTCGTCGCGGAACTCGTGGATGGGAGCGCGGCGGTCGGGTCCAACGTTCACGCCTGCGTTGTTGACGAGCAGGTCGAGCCTCCCGAACCGGCGGATCGCCTCGGCGAACATCGCGGCGACCTGCCCACGGTCGCTGACGTCGGCTTGCAGGAAGCACGCCCGCCGACCCCGCCGTTCGATCTCGCCGACGACCTCCTCGGCTCCGTCCGGCTCGTGGCTGTTGACGATCACGTCCGCGCCGTTCCCTGCGAAGGCGAGGGCGATCGCTCTGCCGATGTTCCGCGTCGATCCGGTCACCAGCGCGACGCGGTCACGGAGCTCGACGCGCAGGGCGGTCACTCGTCCACGCGGCGGAAGGCTCTGCCCCAGGCGCGCTTGCGCTCGTCGTAGACGCCGTTCACGCCTTCGTACTGCGGCGCGATGGGCCAGAGGGTGAGGAACACGAGGTCTTCATCGCCCGTGTTCGTGATGCGGTGTCCGGTTCCGGCGGGAATGAAGATCGCCGTTTGGGGACCCACCTCGTAGGCTTCGTGTTCGCCTTTGTCCCAGAACTCCATCAAGCCTTGTCCGCTGAGGATGTAATAGGCTTCGTCATGGGGTTCCGGGTGCGCCTCTCCCTTTCCGGGAGCCTTGCCCGGCTTGAGGGTCGCGTGGTTGATCTGGAGCCGCGTGGAGCCGACGCCCTCGGAGTCGACGAGCAGGCGGGAGATGTACGCGCTTTCCGTCGCCGCCGGGCTGAACCCCATCACGTCGCTGGCTTTGACGACGCGCAGCTTGCTCATGGCTACTCCAGCCGCATGGGCATGATGAGGCAGAGGTAGTTCGACTCGTCGTCCGCCGGACGAATGACGCCCGCGCTCGTGGGTTCCTTCAGGTTGATGCGCACCTCGTCCGTCTCGATCGCCCGGAGCGCGTCCGTGATGAAGCGGACGTTGAACGCGATCTGGATCGGCTCCGTGGTTGACGCGTCGATCTCATCCTTTGCCTCGCCGAAGTCCTGACTGCTCGCCGAGACGAGGAGCGTGTTCTCTTTGGCGTCGAACCGCACGGAAGCTGTCTTGGGATTCGTGAACAGGCTGACGCGCGCCAGCGTCGCCAACAGCGACTCACGCGCAGCGGTCACGGTGATCGGATTATCCTTCACGCCGGAGACGATCTGCCCATAGTTCGGATACTCGCCCTCGATGAGTCGGCTGATGAGCGTCGTGTTCTCGGTGCTGAACGCGATCTGGTTGTCGCGGAGAGCGATTCGCAGGTCGCCCTCGTCACCGAACGTCCGAAGCAGCTCATCGACCGCCTTGAGGGGCAGGATGACGCCCGTGTCCTTCTTGACAAGGTCTTCGACTTCGTGCGTCATCATCGCGAGCCGCCGGCTGTCCGTCGCGACGAGGCGCACGAACTTCGGCGTCATATGGAAGTAGACGCCGTTCAGGAAGTAGCGCGTCTCCTCCGTCGAGGCGGCGAACCGCGTCCGTTCC
It encodes the following:
- the recF gene encoding DNA replication/repair protein RecF — its product is MRLIELTLDSFRNYAEASLAFADFNVIVGQNAQGKTNLLEAILFLATTKSHRASADEELVREGGESFYVGGTVEDDVVQRRVEIGYVLGGRKQVKLDGKVQAKYSALIGQVKVVFFSPESLSFVKGSPGDRRRFLDVLVSQVRPEYLKTLQDYQTALRQRNETLKQIREGRSSSALIEIWDEPLAASGSALGSMRARVCEELRPVFQRQQAYLTSGSEHGDLHYAPNVPISEAEDETQSRFKTQLREELDGDIARGSTSVGPHRDDVFISVNGSDARKYGSQGQQRTLTLAAKLSELEWIRATCGTLPLLLLDDVTSELDEMRTRLLFEALHELPPQVFLTTTRLEPELYQSFEPAIWEVRGGVAKRAESAA
- a CDS encoding 3-oxoacyl-ACP reductase FabG translates to MRVELRDRVALVTGSTRNIGRAIALAFAGNGADVIVNSHEPDGAEEVVGEIERRGRRACFLQADVSDRGQVAAMFAEAIRRFGRLDLLVNNAGVNVGPDRRAPIHEFRDEDWRRIIATDLDGMFYCSKAAAAHMVERRSGKIINIGSVAGLVPLRQQIAFVAAKAGVANLTKGMALELAPYGIRVNAIAPGSIMTEGTRSLFYGEGDAEKRRRAESLIAHIPLGAPGTPEDIAQAALFLASAASDYVTGHVLVVDGGWTCGYNREW
- a CDS encoding cupin domain-containing protein; the encoded protein is MSKLRVVKASDVMGFSPAATESAYISRLLVDSEGVGSTRLQINHATLKPGKAPGKGEAHPEPHDEAYYILSGQGLMEFWDKGEHEAYEVGPQTAIFIPAGTGHRITNTGDEDLVFLTLWPIAPQYEGVNGVYDERKRAWGRAFRRVDE
- the dnaN gene encoding DNA polymerase III subunit beta, translated to MESTEAIHRKRTESMKIRIAQEVLLPAIQKLQSIAATKNTLPVLANVLIDARDGEIVMTATDLEVGLRLKVAGTVEQTGAVTIPARKLGDLTRQLPAGEEIRFEATANHQVQIECARSNFRIYGLAPDEFLHGLAPETFPKDPSEGGVSFTMDAALIRTMAERTRFAASTEETRYFLNGVYFHMTPKFVRLVATDSRRLAMMTHEVEDLVKKDTGVILPLKAVDELLRTFGDEGDLRIALRDNQIAFSTENTTLISRLIEGEYPNYGQIVSGVKDNPITVTAARESLLATLARVSLFTNPKTASVRFDAKENTLLVSASSQDFGEAKDEIDASTTEPIQIAFNVRFITDALRAIETDEVRINLKEPTSAGVIRPADDESNYLCLIMPMRLE